From Streptomyces sp. 6-11-2, one genomic window encodes:
- a CDS encoding GNAT family N-acetyltransferase yields MEISASGRLEVRITAADVGKRVSIRRLSEPGARGEKFTDTVGVLTSWDHGVLLITRKSGETVRIAESSLVAGKVVPAAPARRRGPAATYEELARVAARAWRPVESEPLGEWELRAAAGFTRRANSVLPLGDPGLPLDAALAVVRRWYGERGLPAYIQTATGADGTQELLCAELERRGWVREVTAELWIGALAPVADRAEGSGVVLSRTADEAWLARYQRKGVSEVALKVLGSGPSVWFATVPGEGAVPAAIGRCVVDGRWASFAAVEVDPALRRRGLATTVLAALARRALDEGASAAWLQVESDNAAARALYAGMGFGAHHAYHHYRAPESGDGGHPRPSRAESAPGLPSGPPRNSGARPS; encoded by the coding sequence GTGGAAATATCGGCTTCAGGACGCCTCGAGGTCCGAATCACCGCTGCTGACGTGGGCAAACGGGTCTCCATACGGCGCTTGAGCGAACCTGGCGCGCGGGGTGAGAAGTTCACCGACACGGTCGGAGTTCTCACATCATGGGACCACGGTGTGCTGCTGATCACACGAAAGAGTGGCGAGACCGTGCGGATCGCGGAGTCCTCCCTGGTCGCGGGCAAGGTCGTACCGGCCGCACCGGCCCGGCGGCGGGGCCCGGCGGCCACGTACGAGGAGCTCGCGCGCGTGGCTGCGCGGGCCTGGCGGCCGGTGGAGAGCGAGCCGTTGGGCGAGTGGGAACTCCGGGCGGCCGCGGGATTCACCCGCCGCGCCAACTCGGTGCTGCCGCTCGGCGATCCCGGACTTCCACTCGACGCGGCCCTGGCCGTCGTACGACGCTGGTACGGCGAGCGCGGCCTGCCCGCGTACATCCAGACGGCCACCGGCGCCGACGGCACGCAGGAACTGCTGTGCGCGGAGCTGGAACGGCGGGGCTGGGTGCGCGAGGTGACCGCCGAGCTGTGGATCGGGGCGCTCGCGCCGGTCGCCGACCGGGCCGAGGGCTCCGGGGTCGTGCTGTCCCGCACGGCCGACGAGGCGTGGCTTGCGCGGTACCAGCGCAAGGGGGTGAGCGAGGTGGCCCTGAAGGTGCTCGGCAGCGGGCCGTCGGTGTGGTTCGCGACGGTTCCCGGTGAGGGCGCTGTCCCCGCGGCGATCGGACGGTGCGTCGTCGACGGCCGCTGGGCGTCCTTCGCCGCCGTCGAGGTGGATCCGGCGCTGCGGCGACGGGGGCTCGCCACCACCGTGCTCGCCGCGCTCGCTCGCAGGGCCCTCGACGAGGGCGCGTCGGCGGCCTGGCTCCAGGTCGAGAGCGACAACGCCGCGGCGCGGGCGCTGTACGCCGGAATGGGCTTCGGCGCGCACCACGCGTACCACCACTACCGCGCCCCGGAATCCGGCGACGGCGGCCACCCGCGGCCGTCACGGGCGGAGTCCGCGCCGGGGCTCCCGTCGGGGCCCCCGCGAAACTCCGGCGCTCGTCCGTCGTAG
- a CDS encoding transglutaminase-like domain-containing protein, translating into MRPLHPPSPERSAAVRRWFGEEVRSERPDLATLCLLVGAAADGALDEAGMDAAQLELDRLAGQLPYRPGGPRDWARALCELLGERYGFHGSAADYQRLESSLLHEVLVRRRGLPILLSVVWMEVARRAGAPVYGVALPGHFVVGFGEAGEQVLADPFDGGRVLTGADAELLVVGATGAPLHPSMLVPASPSEVVSRILNNIRAWAAIRPERSDVALWAVELSLLLPSHPARLRYERAQLLVQRGDFVGGARELEAYADVVGAVDEPAAEQVRGQARAARALLN; encoded by the coding sequence ATGCGTCCCCTGCATCCGCCGTCTCCGGAACGGTCCGCCGCGGTGCGCCGGTGGTTCGGCGAGGAGGTACGGTCCGAGCGGCCGGACCTCGCGACGCTGTGCCTGCTGGTGGGCGCGGCGGCCGACGGGGCGCTGGACGAGGCCGGCATGGACGCGGCGCAGCTGGAGCTGGACCGGCTCGCGGGGCAGCTGCCGTACCGGCCGGGCGGGCCGCGGGACTGGGCGCGGGCCCTGTGCGAACTGCTCGGCGAGCGGTACGGCTTCCACGGCTCGGCGGCGGACTACCAGCGGCTGGAGTCGTCCCTGCTGCACGAGGTGCTGGTGCGGCGGCGCGGGCTGCCCATCCTGCTGTCGGTGGTGTGGATGGAGGTCGCGCGGCGGGCCGGAGCGCCGGTGTACGGGGTCGCGCTGCCCGGGCACTTCGTCGTCGGGTTCGGGGAGGCCGGGGAACAGGTGCTCGCGGACCCGTTCGACGGGGGCCGGGTGCTCACGGGGGCGGACGCCGAACTGCTGGTGGTCGGGGCGACGGGCGCGCCGCTGCACCCGTCGATGCTGGTGCCCGCCTCTCCCTCGGAGGTCGTGTCCCGGATCCTGAACAACATCCGGGCCTGGGCGGCCATACGGCCCGAGCGGTCGGACGTGGCGCTGTGGGCGGTGGAGCTGTCGCTGCTGCTGCCGTCGCATCCGGCGCGGCTGCGTTACGAGCGGGCGCAGTTGCTGGTGCAGCGCGGGGACTTCGTGGGCGGGGCCCGGGAGCTGGAGGCGTACGCCGACGTGGTGGGCGCGGTGGACGAGCCCGCGGCCGAGCAGGTGCGGGGGCAGGCGCGGGCCGCACGGGCCCTGCTGAACTGA
- a CDS encoding DNA-binding response regulator, whose protein sequence is MSRTIKVLLAEDQSMVREALAALLGLEEDIEVVAQVARGDEVVAAAHAHGVDVALLDIEMPGCTGIEAAARLHKDLPAVKLVVLTTFGRPGYLRSAMEAGADAFLVKDAPAAQLAAAVRKVLGGERVIDPTLAAAALAEGANPLTDREREVLRAAADGSTNAELAAVLHLSQGTVRNYLSTAIQKLAVRNRTEAVRIAREKGWL, encoded by the coding sequence ATGAGCCGAACGATCAAGGTCCTCCTGGCCGAGGACCAGTCGATGGTCCGCGAGGCACTGGCCGCCCTGCTCGGCCTCGAGGAGGACATCGAGGTCGTCGCCCAGGTGGCGCGCGGGGACGAGGTCGTGGCGGCGGCGCACGCCCACGGCGTCGACGTGGCCCTGCTCGACATCGAGATGCCCGGCTGCACCGGCATCGAGGCGGCCGCCCGGCTCCACAAGGATCTGCCCGCGGTGAAACTGGTCGTACTCACCACCTTCGGCCGCCCCGGCTATCTGCGCAGCGCCATGGAGGCGGGCGCGGACGCGTTCCTGGTCAAGGACGCCCCGGCCGCACAACTCGCCGCGGCGGTACGGAAGGTCCTCGGCGGCGAGCGGGTCATCGACCCCACGCTGGCCGCGGCGGCGCTGGCCGAGGGCGCCAACCCGCTGACCGACCGGGAGCGCGAGGTCCTGCGCGCCGCGGCCGACGGCTCCACCAACGCCGAGCTGGCCGCGGTCCTCCACCTGTCCCAGGGCACGGTCCGCAACTACCTGTCGACCGCGATCCAGAAACTCGCGGTGCGCAACAGGACGGAGGCGGTGCGCATCGCACGGGAGAAGGGCTGGCTGTAG
- a CDS encoding sensor histidine kinase yields the protein MTEDLRPGEARTDRLMRMGEPPRNGGEALRKLVWILPWLIFLSSPVHDLVSGAHTAAATAAGWAGLAAFTGTYLTLVYRNMGRPFSGAVVGWLVAVLGALSVVLCLTLGSPWIGLFVYVSVACGATNPLRIAYWTIPLTTAVMLLVARHTGAEGEWTLFLLVMLVGFAMTGVRQLVRTTIDLRKARATVAQLAANEERLRLARDLHDLLGHSLSLITLKSELAGRMLPDHPDKAAQQVADIEQVSRQALVDVREAVTGYRRPRLHAELAGAQVALTAADVAADVPAEPDLHGVPEECESALAWALREAITNVVRHSGATRCTVDLVRRQTLDGPFLELCVEDNGSGGSGSVGKGPGNGLTGLAERLGKAGGQLEAGRAGRGFRLVARVPLASPADVGSPA from the coding sequence ATGACGGAAGACCTGCGGCCCGGCGAAGCCCGCACGGACCGGCTGATGCGCATGGGGGAACCGCCCCGGAACGGGGGCGAGGCGCTGCGCAAACTGGTGTGGATCCTGCCCTGGCTGATCTTCCTCAGCTCGCCGGTGCACGATCTGGTCTCGGGCGCCCACACGGCCGCCGCCACCGCGGCCGGCTGGGCGGGCCTCGCGGCCTTCACCGGGACCTATCTGACGCTGGTCTACCGGAACATGGGCCGGCCGTTCTCCGGGGCGGTCGTCGGCTGGCTCGTCGCCGTGCTCGGCGCGCTCTCCGTCGTGCTGTGCCTGACCCTCGGCTCACCGTGGATCGGCCTGTTCGTGTACGTCTCCGTGGCCTGCGGCGCGACGAACCCGCTGCGGATCGCCTACTGGACTATCCCGCTGACCACGGCCGTGATGCTGCTCGTCGCCCGGCACACGGGCGCCGAGGGCGAGTGGACCCTGTTCCTGCTGGTGATGCTCGTCGGCTTCGCGATGACCGGCGTACGGCAACTCGTACGCACCACGATCGACCTGCGCAAGGCCCGCGCCACCGTGGCCCAGCTCGCCGCCAACGAGGAGCGGCTGCGGCTCGCCCGCGACCTGCACGACCTGCTCGGCCACTCGCTCTCGCTGATCACGCTGAAGAGCGAGCTGGCCGGCCGGATGCTGCCGGACCACCCCGACAAGGCGGCCCAGCAGGTCGCCGACATCGAACAGGTCAGCCGCCAGGCCCTGGTCGACGTCCGCGAGGCCGTCACCGGCTACCGCCGCCCCCGCCTGCACGCCGAACTGGCGGGCGCCCAGGTGGCGCTGACCGCCGCCGACGTCGCCGCCGACGTGCCCGCCGAGCCCGACCTGCACGGCGTCCCCGAGGAGTGCGAGTCCGCGCTCGCCTGGGCGCTGCGCGAGGCGATCACCAACGTCGTACGGCACAGCGGCGCGACCCGGTGCACCGTCGACCTGGTGCGCCGCCAGACCCTGGACGGGCCGTTCCTGGAACTGTGCGTCGAGGACAACGGCTCGGGCGGCTCCGGCAGCGTGGGCAAGGGCCCCGGCAACGGTCTGACGGGACTGGCCGAGCGCCTGGGGAAGGCGGGCGGGCAGCTGGAGGCGGGGCGCGCCGGGCGGGGCTTCCGGCTCGTCGCCCGGGTGCCTCTCGCCTCCCCCGCGGACGTAGGATCCCCGGCATGA
- a CDS encoding ABC transporter permease, whose product MNSLIRLELARALRNRKFLFFSVLYPSILFLIIAGKADGVTKVDGTGLTVPTYMMVSMASFGALTAVLMGNSERIAKERESGWVRQLRLTPLPGRGYVLAKTAGAAVVSLPSIVVVFVVAAAVKQVRLEAWQWLALTGAIWAGSLVFAALGVAIGYLATGDAVRPITMIIYFGLSMLGGLWMPSTTFPRWLQDIAEWLPTHAYAALGRAIEESQAPHAKDIAILVVFFALFAGGAAWLYRKDTLKA is encoded by the coding sequence GTGAACAGTCTGATCCGGCTGGAGCTCGCCCGCGCCCTGCGCAACCGCAAGTTCCTGTTCTTCTCGGTGCTCTACCCCTCGATCCTCTTCCTGATCATCGCGGGCAAGGCGGACGGCGTCACCAAGGTCGACGGCACCGGCCTGACCGTCCCGACGTACATGATGGTCTCCATGGCCTCCTTCGGCGCGCTCACCGCCGTGCTCATGGGCAACAGCGAGCGCATCGCCAAGGAGCGTGAGAGCGGCTGGGTACGGCAGCTGCGCCTCACCCCCCTGCCCGGGCGCGGCTACGTCCTCGCCAAGACCGCCGGCGCCGCCGTGGTCAGCCTGCCGTCCATCGTCGTCGTCTTCGTGGTCGCCGCCGCCGTCAAGCAGGTCCGCCTGGAGGCCTGGCAGTGGCTCGCCCTCACCGGCGCGATCTGGGCCGGCAGCCTGGTCTTCGCCGCGCTCGGCGTCGCCATCGGGTACCTCGCCACCGGGGACGCGGTCCGCCCGATCACCATGATCATCTACTTCGGTCTGTCCATGCTCGGCGGTCTGTGGATGCCCTCGACCACCTTCCCGCGGTGGCTTCAGGACATCGCCGAGTGGCTTCCCACGCACGCGTACGCTGCACTGGGGCGGGCGATCGAGGAGAGCCAGGCCCCGCACGCGAAGGACATCGCCATCCTCGTCGTCTTCTTCGCCCTGTTCGCGGGCGGCGCGGCCTGGCTGTACCGGAAGGACACGCTGAAGGCGTGA
- a CDS encoding ABC transporter ATP-binding protein, whose protein sequence is MTTTAERAGTTTVVGFDQVTKSYGDVRAVDGLTLALRPGETVALLGPNGAGKSTTLDLLLGLRQPDSGTVSVFGTSPREAIVAGRVGAMLQSGGLMEDVTVAELVRLACDLHPRRYKTADVLARAGISQVADRKVNKLSGGQAQRVRFALATAGDSDLIVLDEPTTGMDVSARQAFWATMREQADQGRAVLFATHYLEEADAIADRVLVLHRGRLLADGTAAEIKATAGARRVSFDLQGPIDEAALRGLPFLTSMTVSGQTVRIQSSDADATVHALYGLGLYPRNLEVAGLGLEQAFVAITEAEEARQS, encoded by the coding sequence ATGACGACGACAGCGGAGCGAGCCGGCACCACCACGGTGGTGGGGTTCGACCAGGTGACCAAGAGTTACGGGGACGTACGGGCCGTGGACGGGCTGACCCTCGCCCTGCGTCCGGGCGAGACCGTGGCCCTGCTCGGCCCGAACGGCGCCGGCAAGTCGACCACCCTCGACCTGCTGCTCGGCCTCCGGCAGCCCGACAGCGGCACCGTCAGCGTCTTCGGCACCAGCCCGCGCGAGGCGATCGTCGCCGGGCGCGTGGGCGCCATGCTGCAGAGCGGCGGGCTGATGGAGGACGTCACCGTCGCGGAACTGGTGCGGCTCGCCTGCGACCTGCACCCCAGGCGGTACAAGACCGCCGACGTGCTGGCCCGGGCCGGCATCTCCCAGGTCGCCGACCGCAAGGTGAACAAGCTCTCCGGTGGGCAGGCCCAGCGCGTCCGCTTCGCCCTGGCCACCGCCGGTGACAGCGACCTCATCGTGCTGGACGAGCCGACCACCGGCATGGACGTCTCCGCCCGCCAGGCCTTCTGGGCCACCATGCGCGAACAGGCCGACCAGGGCCGCGCGGTCCTGTTCGCCACGCACTACCTGGAGGAGGCCGACGCCATCGCCGACCGGGTGCTGGTGCTGCACCGGGGACGGCTGCTGGCCGACGGCACCGCCGCCGAGATCAAGGCGACGGCGGGGGCGCGACGCGTCTCCTTCGACCTTCAGGGCCCCATCGACGAGGCCGCCCTGCGCGGTCTGCCCTTCCTGACCTCGATGACCGTGAGCGGCCAGACCGTCCGCATTCAGTCCTCCGACGCCGACGCGACCGTGCACGCCCTGTACGGGCTCGGCCTCTACCCCCGCAACCTCGAAGTCGCCGGGCTCGGGCTCGAGCAGGCCTTCGTCGCCATCACCGAGGCCGAGGAGGCCAGGCAGTCGTGA
- a CDS encoding peptidase inhibitor family I36 protein, with protein sequence MSARKKALVGLASAALVLGFSGTAFAGSYNGVCESSGGGEVCIYRLANYSGGLYDTLYSKPNYNGSTYYGTSTLIDNTMSSVKNMDPDTLVYFYQYSGYTGNLTAIPPGEQINQVPNDNTASSHCFGSNSACPN encoded by the coding sequence ATGAGCGCAAGGAAGAAAGCCCTCGTGGGACTGGCGAGCGCGGCGCTGGTTCTGGGATTCAGCGGCACCGCCTTCGCCGGCAGTTACAACGGTGTGTGTGAGTCCTCGGGTGGTGGCGAAGTGTGCATCTACAGACTCGCGAACTACAGCGGCGGCCTGTACGACACGCTCTACAGCAAGCCCAACTACAACGGCAGCACGTACTACGGCACCAGCACCCTCATCGACAACACCATGTCCTCGGTGAAGAACATGGACCCTGACACCTTGGTGTACTTCTACCAGTACTCCGGTTACACCGGTAACCTCACCGCTATTCCCCCGGGTGAACAGATCAATCAGGTACCCAACGACAACACGGCGAGTTCGCACTGCTTCGGCTCGAACTCCGCCTGCCCGAACTGA
- a CDS encoding DUF6113 family protein, which yields MSSEGGGPMLAQPLKPPSAGRAAAYLGLFLLGAVVAVAGALVQAAWFPGGLLLALAGAAGLFLGGARAARSRGGAVAGAAGWVVTVFVLTAGRPEGDFFFAAASGSYLFLLGGMAVAVICATLAPGRQRHDRDARLGK from the coding sequence ATGAGTTCAGAGGGAGGGGGCCCGATGCTCGCGCAGCCCCTCAAGCCGCCCTCCGCCGGGCGGGCCGCCGCGTATCTCGGGCTCTTCCTGCTCGGCGCGGTGGTCGCGGTCGCGGGCGCCCTGGTGCAGGCCGCCTGGTTCCCCGGCGGGCTGCTGCTCGCGCTCGCGGGCGCCGCCGGGCTGTTCCTGGGCGGGGCCCGGGCCGCGCGCAGCCGGGGCGGGGCCGTGGCGGGCGCGGCCGGCTGGGTGGTCACCGTGTTCGTGCTCACCGCCGGCCGCCCCGAAGGCGACTTCTTCTTCGCGGCCGCGAGCGGCTCCTATCTCTTCCTGCTCGGCGGCATGGCCGTTGCTGTGATCTGCGCCACCCTTGCGCCGGGGCGGCAACGGCACGACCGCGACGCCCGACTTGGCAAGTGA
- the mshB gene encoding N-acetyl-1-D-myo-inositol-2-amino-2-deoxy-alpha-D-glucopyranoside deacetylase translates to MTERAARRLMLVHAHPDDESINNGATMARYAAEGALVTLVTCTLGELGEVIPEELRHLEGSAGLGAYRRQELAAAMRELGVEDFRLLGGAGRYRDSGMMGLADNDDPDCLWQAGLDSAAEHLVAVIREVRPQVLVTYDDNGGYGHPDHIQAHRIAMRAADLAADPAVRPDLGEPWRIAKVYWNRVPRPVAEAAFARLKDDLPGLPFDEPATIGDVPGVVGDERVTTAVDGGAYAAAKTAAMAAHATQIEMAEPYFALSNQLAQPVFTTEFYELVRGEPGAGKGEREIDLFAGIDLFAAAEKEAS, encoded by the coding sequence ATGACGGAACGGGCCGCTCGGCGGCTGATGCTGGTGCACGCGCATCCCGACGACGAGTCGATCAACAACGGCGCGACCATGGCGCGGTACGCGGCCGAGGGCGCCCTGGTGACGCTGGTGACCTGCACGCTCGGGGAGCTGGGCGAGGTCATCCCGGAGGAGCTGCGGCACCTGGAGGGGTCGGCCGGGCTCGGGGCCTACCGGAGGCAGGAGCTGGCCGCGGCCATGCGGGAGCTCGGAGTCGAGGACTTCCGGCTGCTCGGCGGGGCCGGGCGGTACCGGGACTCCGGGATGATGGGGCTCGCCGACAACGACGACCCGGACTGCCTGTGGCAGGCCGGCCTCGACAGCGCTGCCGAACACCTCGTCGCCGTGATCCGGGAGGTGCGCCCGCAGGTCCTCGTCACCTACGACGACAACGGCGGCTACGGCCACCCCGACCACATCCAGGCCCACCGGATCGCGATGCGCGCCGCGGACCTGGCCGCCGACCCCGCCGTACGCCCCGACCTCGGCGAGCCCTGGCGGATCGCCAAGGTGTACTGGAACCGCGTCCCGCGTCCGGTCGCCGAGGCCGCCTTCGCACGGCTGAAGGACGACCTGCCGGGGCTGCCGTTCGACGAGCCGGCGACGATCGGCGACGTTCCCGGAGTCGTGGGCGACGAGCGCGTCACCACGGCGGTCGACGGCGGCGCGTACGCCGCCGCCAAGACCGCCGCGATGGCCGCGCACGCCACCCAGATCGAGATGGCCGAGCCGTACTTCGCCCTGTCCAACCAGCTCGCCCAGCCGGTCTTCACCACCGAGTTCTACGAGCTGGTGCGCGGGGAACCCGGAGCCGGGAAGGGGGAGCGGGAGATCGACCTGTTCGCCGGGATCGATCTGTTCGCCGCGGCCGAGAAGGAGGCGTCATGA
- a CDS encoding Uma2 family endonuclease, with translation MAVVPDHAKQCGSHLYRAMRDFVQSADDTLPGKFEITKEGIVHDMMSPSGRHELTALRLRKRLERVMPEEIVAHTGEPDVENEPEGVMRRPDVMVIAEEDMDTEGSIDPRTLVAAIEIVSRSNPGNDWVGKVRDYPLLGIPVYAVFDPRTGEGAVFTDIHSTPDGPRYATRKDFVYGEDVTIGDWTISTDGLPRYQDESTAAADA, from the coding sequence ATGGCCGTCGTACCGGACCACGCGAAGCAGTGCGGCTCCCACCTGTACCGGGCCATGCGCGACTTCGTTCAGTCCGCGGACGACACACTGCCGGGCAAATTCGAGATCACCAAGGAAGGGATCGTCCACGACATGATGTCGCCCAGCGGCCGCCACGAGCTGACCGCACTGCGGCTCCGGAAGCGCCTGGAAAGGGTGATGCCCGAAGAGATCGTCGCCCATACCGGCGAGCCCGACGTGGAGAACGAGCCCGAAGGCGTCATGCGGCGCCCGGACGTGATGGTGATCGCCGAAGAGGACATGGACACCGAAGGGTCCATCGATCCTCGAACGCTCGTCGCCGCCATCGAGATCGTCTCCCGTTCGAACCCCGGCAACGACTGGGTGGGCAAAGTGCGGGACTATCCGCTGCTCGGCATCCCCGTCTACGCCGTCTTCGATCCGCGCACCGGCGAAGGCGCGGTCTTCACCGACATCCACTCCACTCCGGACGGTCCGCGCTATGCGACCCGCAAGGACTTCGTCTACGGCGAGGACGTCACCATCGGCGACTGGACGATCTCGACGGACGGGCTGCCGCGCTACCAGGACGAGAGCACAGCGGCAGCCGATGCGTGA
- a CDS encoding DUF397 domain-containing protein: MAPSTVHVRDSKYIEGPRLAMTPESWTRFVSYASKD; this comes from the coding sequence ATCGCCCCCAGCACGGTTCACGTCCGCGACTCGAAGTACATCGAGGGCCCCCGGCTCGCGATGACGCCGGAGTCCTGGACCCGCTTCGTGTCGTACGCCTCCAAGGACTGA
- a CDS encoding peptidase inhibitor family I36 protein, which translates to MRKFLTVGAVVAATAAAALLPAGPAAPSSAPASAAAVCAIDHFCLYEFSNGTGRRGSYVKGTDDVKRQNLPSARSAWNRTNEYWCVWSKDDYMGTRVIIQPNEGLKDLRGDFRSALPASAIHC; encoded by the coding sequence ATGCGCAAGTTCCTGACCGTCGGGGCCGTGGTGGCCGCGACCGCTGCCGCCGCCCTGCTGCCCGCCGGTCCGGCGGCCCCCTCCTCGGCCCCGGCATCGGCCGCGGCGGTCTGCGCGATCGACCACTTCTGCCTCTACGAGTTCTCCAACGGCACCGGCCGCCGCGGCAGCTACGTGAAGGGGACGGACGACGTGAAGCGGCAGAACCTGCCCTCGGCCCGCTCGGCATGGAACCGCACCAACGAGTACTGGTGCGTGTGGAGCAAGGACGACTACATGGGCACCAGGGTGATCATCCAGCCCAACGAGGGGCTCAAGGACCTCCGTGGCGACTTCCGCTCCGCCCTGCCGGCGAGCGCCATCCACTGCTGA
- a CDS encoding S9 family peptidase: MTTEPVSFPRRHARTQRFTLGAPRAFTVAPDASRVVFLRSGSGTDRANSLWVLDLGDGAERMAADPRTLLGGASEHLSAEERARRERSREGGAGIVGYATDTAAELASFALSGRLFTAELQAGTARELPAPGPVIDPRPSPDGRHVAYVTDGTLRVVGAEGDGDRALAEPESEGVAYGLAEFIAAEEMHRSRGFWWAPESDRLLVARVDDTPVRRWWISDPAHPGREPSRVPYPAAGTPNADVQLFVFGLDGTRTEVLWDRSRYPYLAHVHWSAAGAPLLLVQARDQRSQLYLAVDPESGATRMVHADEDPDWLDLFPGVPCWSPSGQLVRLADEGGARVLAVGERPLTGAQLHVRAVLDVSDDDVLVSASAGEEAAEPETGEVHVYRVNELGVERVSQEPGVHTAVRAGGVAVLVSATLDRPGARVRVVREGRTVATIRSHAEDPGLSPRVTLTQGGARRIPCAVLMPTDYPRDTAASAPLPVLLDPYGGPHGSRVAAAHNAHLTSQWFADQGFAVVVADGRGTPGRSPAWEKAVHHDFTVTLDDQIEALRDLAKTYPLDLNRVAIRGWSYGGYLAALAVLRRPDVFHAGIAGAPVTDWRLYDTHYTERYLGDPEQAPGVYAHSSLVTDDGLSSPAEPHRPLMIVHGLADDNVVVAHALRLSSALLADGRPHEVLPLSGVTHMTPQEQVAENLLLLQVDFLKRSLGLG, encoded by the coding sequence ATGACGACCGAGCCTGTCTCCTTCCCCCGACGGCACGCGCGCACCCAGCGGTTCACGCTCGGCGCGCCGCGCGCGTTCACCGTGGCTCCCGACGCCTCCCGCGTGGTGTTCCTGCGCTCCGGATCCGGTACCGACCGGGCCAACTCCCTTTGGGTGCTCGACCTTGGCGACGGCGCGGAGCGCATGGCCGCCGACCCGCGCACCCTCCTCGGCGGCGCCTCCGAGCACCTCTCGGCCGAGGAACGGGCCCGCCGCGAACGCAGCCGCGAGGGCGGCGCGGGCATCGTCGGCTACGCCACCGACACCGCCGCGGAGTTGGCGTCTTTCGCCTTGTCAGGGCGGCTTTTCACGGCCGAGTTGCAAGCGGGTACGGCACGCGAACTTCCCGCCCCCGGACCGGTGATCGACCCCCGTCCGTCCCCCGACGGACGGCACGTCGCCTACGTCACCGACGGGACCCTGCGGGTGGTGGGTGCCGAGGGCGACGGCGACCGGGCGCTCGCCGAACCGGAGTCCGAGGGCGTCGCCTACGGCCTCGCGGAGTTCATCGCGGCCGAGGAGATGCACCGTTCCCGCGGCTTCTGGTGGGCGCCGGAGTCGGACCGGCTGCTCGTGGCGCGTGTGGACGACACGCCGGTGCGGCGGTGGTGGATCTCCGATCCGGCGCATCCCGGGCGGGAGCCGAGCCGCGTCCCCTACCCGGCCGCCGGCACCCCCAACGCGGACGTACAGTTGTTCGTGTTCGGCCTGGACGGGACCCGCACGGAGGTCCTCTGGGACCGGTCCCGTTACCCGTATCTGGCTCATGTGCACTGGTCAGCGGCAGGGGCGCCACTGCTTCTCGTACAGGCGCGCGACCAGCGCAGCCAGCTGTACCTGGCGGTGGACCCGGAGTCCGGCGCGACCCGTATGGTGCACGCGGACGAAGATCCAGATTGGCTGGATCTTTTCCCCGGAGTGCCGTGCTGGTCTCCCTCCGGGCAGCTCGTGCGACTCGCCGACGAGGGCGGAGCGCGGGTGCTGGCGGTCGGTGAACGACCGCTCACGGGAGCGCAGTTGCACGTGCGGGCCGTGCTGGACGTGTCGGACGACGACGTGCTGGTCTCCGCCTCGGCGGGCGAGGAGGCGGCCGAGCCGGAGACCGGTGAGGTGCACGTCTACCGCGTCAACGAGCTGGGCGTGGAGCGCGTGAGCCAGGAGCCCGGTGTGCACACGGCGGTGCGCGCCGGGGGCGTGGCCGTCCTCGTCTCCGCCACGCTCGACCGGCCGGGCGCCCGGGTGCGGGTGGTGCGCGAGGGCCGGACGGTGGCCACCATCCGCTCCCACGCGGAAGATCCTGGTTTGTCCCCGCGCGTGACCCTCACCCAGGGGGGCGCACGCAGAATCCCGTGCGCCGTGCTTATGCCTACGGACTACCCCCGTGACACTGCCGCCTCCGCCCCCCTGCCCGTCCTCCTCGACCCCTACGGCGGCCCGCACGGCTCCCGCGTGGCGGCCGCGCACAACGCGCACCTCACCTCCCAGTGGTTCGCCGACCAGGGCTTCGCGGTGGTCGTCGCCGACGGCCGCGGCACCCCGGGCCGCTCCCCCGCCTGGGAGAAGGCCGTCCACCACGACTTCACAGTCACCCTCGACGACCAGATCGAGGCCTTGCGGGACCTTGCCAAGACGTATCCGCTCGACCTCAACCGGGTGGCGATCCGCGGCTGGTCCTACGGCGGCTACCTGGCCGCCCTGGCCGTGCTGCGCCGCCCGGACGTCTTCCACGCGGGCATCGCGGGCGCCCCGGTCACCGACTGGCGCCTGTACGACACCCACTACACCGAGCGGTATCTGGGCGACCCGGAGCAGGCTCCCGGGGTGTACGCCCACAGCTCCCTGGTCACCGACGACGGGCTGTCCTCGCCCGCCGAGCCGCACCGGCCGCTGATGATCGTGCACGGTCTGGCCGACGACAACGTGGTGGTCGCCCATGCCCTGCGACTGTCCTCCGCCCTGCTCGCCGACGGGCGCCCGCACGAGGTGCTGCCGCTGTCCGGGGTCACCCACATGACTCCGCAGGAGCAGGTCGCCGAGAACCTGCTGCTGCTCCAGGTGGACTTCCTCAAGCGTTCCCTCGGGCTCGGCTGA